One Halobaculum sp. CBA1158 DNA segment encodes these proteins:
- a CDS encoding TetR/AcrR family transcriptional regulator, translating into MSDSSETVSAKDTREVIMEATFRALSKHGYKDLRMRDIGEEMDLTRQVIHYHFDGKYDLLSSFLEHVIDQYEGSVEVEADADPRTELDARIDQCLFGPEFEEFGHWDRMKVYHELYTYAQNDEAHREIFDEHYDRIRGSIVEVVEEGIESGEFRDVDATLMGQLVTDVIHAARGRRISLGHEDAPEQARRAIDEFVLDSLYEA; encoded by the coding sequence ATGAGCGATTCCTCCGAGACGGTCTCCGCCAAGGACACGAGGGAGGTGATCATGGAGGCGACCTTTCGCGCGCTGAGCAAGCACGGGTACAAGGACCTCCGCATGCGGGACATCGGCGAGGAGATGGACCTCACCCGACAGGTGATCCACTACCACTTCGACGGGAAGTACGACCTGCTGTCGTCGTTTCTGGAGCACGTCATCGACCAGTACGAGGGGAGCGTCGAGGTCGAAGCGGACGCGGACCCGCGGACGGAACTGGACGCGCGGATCGACCAGTGTCTGTTCGGACCGGAGTTCGAGGAGTTCGGCCACTGGGACCGGATGAAGGTGTACCACGAGCTGTACACCTACGCGCAGAACGACGAGGCGCACCGCGAGATATTCGACGAGCACTACGACCGGATCCGCGGGAGCATCGTCGAGGTCGTCGAAGAGGGGATCGAGTCGGGCGAGTTCCGCGACGTGGACGCGACGCTGATGGGGCAACTCGTCACCGACGTGATCCACGCGGCCCGCGGCCGGCGGATCTCGCTGGGGCACGAGGACGCCCCCGAACAGGCCCGCCGCGCCATCGACGAGTTCGTGCTCGACTCGCTGTACGAGGCGTAG
- a CDS encoding universal stress protein, translating to MSLTVDRVLVPVDGSDESLEAVEYAVAVAERYGAQVHAVYVLGEEVVRAIEESAVDQSEVAEDTEAFTDSVRAIAEAEGVPVSSSIAYGFSTKRKTTHPGSVILDTAEDLDADFIVIPREPLTGEPGEVLEKAAEYVLLYASQPVLSV from the coding sequence ATGAGCCTGACCGTCGATCGCGTGTTGGTTCCCGTCGACGGGAGCGACGAGTCGCTGGAGGCGGTGGAGTACGCCGTCGCCGTCGCCGAGCGCTACGGCGCGCAGGTGCACGCGGTGTACGTGCTCGGCGAGGAGGTCGTCCGCGCCATCGAGGAATCCGCCGTCGACCAGTCGGAGGTCGCCGAGGACACCGAGGCGTTCACCGACTCGGTCAGGGCCATCGCCGAGGCCGAGGGCGTCCCCGTCTCCTCCTCCATCGCCTACGGCTTCTCGACGAAGCGCAAGACCACCCACCCCGGGTCGGTCATCCTCGACACCGCCGAGGACCTCGACGCCGACTTCATTGTGATCCCGCGCGAGCCGCTCACGGGCGAGCCCGGCGAGGTGCTGGAGAAGGCCGCCGAGTACGTCCTGCTGTACGCGAGCCAGCCCGTCCTGTCGGTGTAA
- a CDS encoding amidohydrolase family protein — MPQTIIQDGTVVSLDPDIGTLEGADVLIEDGEIVEIGGDLADANAEPIDASGKIVFPGLVDSHIHLAQTQVRGIAGDWSLMNEYFDHMLGNITGLYRPEDMYLGGLFGAFEKLHTGTTTALDWSYPNTLEHGERAVDALQDAGIRAVYTYGPPGDDAAKWWFESDVGLPEENIRELHEEAIRDDDLLSLALGLRGPDFCTDETARADLELARDLDALSTIHMGAALWPSSVYGEDYQGFGAIEDMLGPDVNVAHGNHFAQEDIDHAVEQGVSFSSTPEVEMQMGHGIPVTGKVLEAGGRPAWGVDVCSNVSGDMGSQMRIGMQLQRMFDNQAVLEGDEEVTEVSIAARDTLEMATIEGARALGLDDEIGTLTPGKRADVVVLDASDFMTAPSHSPIETIVFQSDPSHIDTVLVDGEPVKRDGELTNDLVESEFDRFVESGHRLVDEAGIEL; from the coding sequence ATGCCACAAACGATCATTCAGGATGGGACGGTCGTCTCGCTCGACCCCGACATCGGGACGCTCGAGGGGGCCGACGTGCTGATCGAGGACGGCGAGATCGTCGAGATCGGCGGGGACCTCGCGGACGCGAACGCCGAGCCGATCGACGCGTCGGGCAAGATCGTCTTCCCGGGACTCGTCGACTCGCACATCCACCTCGCGCAGACCCAGGTACGGGGCATCGCCGGGGACTGGTCGCTCATGAACGAGTACTTCGACCACATGCTCGGCAACATCACCGGGCTCTACCGACCCGAGGACATGTACCTCGGCGGCCTCTTCGGGGCGTTCGAGAAGCTTCACACGGGGACGACGACGGCCCTGGACTGGTCGTACCCCAACACGCTCGAACACGGCGAACGCGCCGTCGACGCGCTGCAGGACGCCGGGATCCGCGCGGTGTACACCTACGGCCCGCCGGGAGACGACGCGGCAAAGTGGTGGTTCGAGAGCGACGTCGGACTCCCGGAGGAGAACATCCGCGAGCTTCACGAGGAGGCGATCCGCGACGACGACCTGCTCAGCCTGGCGCTCGGGCTTCGGGGGCCGGACTTCTGTACCGACGAGACGGCCCGAGCGGACCTGGAACTGGCGCGCGACCTGGACGCGCTCTCGACCATCCACATGGGCGCGGCGCTGTGGCCGTCGTCGGTGTACGGCGAGGACTACCAGGGGTTCGGCGCGATCGAGGACATGCTCGGCCCCGACGTGAACGTCGCCCACGGCAACCACTTCGCGCAGGAGGACATCGACCACGCCGTCGAGCAGGGCGTCTCCTTCTCGTCGACGCCGGAGGTCGAGATGCAGATGGGCCACGGCATCCCCGTCACCGGGAAGGTGCTGGAGGCGGGCGGCCGCCCGGCGTGGGGCGTCGACGTCTGCTCGAACGTCAGCGGCGACATGGGCTCGCAGATGCGCATCGGCATGCAGCTCCAGCGGATGTTCGACAACCAGGCGGTCCTGGAGGGCGACGAGGAGGTCACCGAGGTCTCCATCGCCGCCCGCGACACCCTGGAGATGGCGACGATCGAGGGCGCTCGCGCGCTCGGTCTGGACGACGAGATCGGGACGCTCACCCCCGGCAAGCGCGCCGACGTGGTGGTGCTCGACGCGAGCGACTTCATGACCGCCCCGTCGCACTCGCCGATCGAGACGATCGTCTTCCAGTCGGACCCCTCCCACATCGACACGGTCCTCGTCGACGGCGAGCCGGTCAAGCGCGACGGCGAACTGACGAACGACCTCGTCGAGTCGGAGTTCGACCGGTTCGTCGAGTCCGGCCACCGGCTCGTCGACGAGGCCGGGATCGAGCTCTGA
- a CDS encoding sialidase family protein: MTLLIGTDDGLYRVADVPFDRDELEPVLECGVVTAVKSWDHTEGVFVASTTGAYRSVDGGDTWEDLGVPLGDRFWHAGQSEVWSILATRDGALYAGTNDPYVFRSVDGGETWSELKGFRDLPSRGHWESPIDPHYARLRALEAVPGRPDHLIAGVEAGGIHLSRDGGQTWLDRRDTIVDDVHQVLPISEEVWLATTGYLDHNLENLGLGHAVGEGGLWRTTDAGDSWRRIDRGNDFSYIRRVFVHDGRVFFSGGEEAPPAWVNDDHETALFESTNFGRDLERVPYPGDPHEVVETWAVLDGDVICGSGLFDVPDQRDDVAGRIARRTADGEYETVGRVDANVSRIEVVES; the protein is encoded by the coding sequence ATGACACTCCTGATCGGGACCGACGACGGGCTCTATCGCGTCGCCGACGTGCCCTTCGACCGCGACGAACTCGAGCCCGTCCTCGAGTGTGGAGTCGTGACGGCCGTGAAGTCCTGGGACCACACCGAGGGGGTGTTCGTCGCCTCGACGACCGGCGCGTACCGCTCGGTCGACGGCGGCGACACGTGGGAGGACCTCGGCGTCCCGCTCGGGGACCGCTTCTGGCACGCCGGCCAAAGCGAGGTGTGGTCGATCCTGGCGACGCGCGACGGCGCGCTGTACGCCGGGACGAACGACCCGTACGTGTTCCGCTCGGTCGACGGGGGCGAGACGTGGTCGGAGCTGAAGGGGTTCCGTGACCTCCCCTCGCGCGGCCATTGGGAGTCGCCGATCGACCCGCACTACGCTCGACTGCGTGCCCTGGAGGCGGTCCCCGGCCGTCCCGACCACCTGATCGCCGGCGTCGAAGCCGGCGGGATCCACCTCAGCCGCGACGGTGGTCAGACGTGGCTCGACCGACGCGACACCATCGTCGACGACGTCCACCAGGTGCTTCCGATCTCCGAGGAGGTGTGGCTCGCGACGACCGGGTACCTGGACCACAATCTGGAGAACCTCGGGCTCGGTCACGCCGTCGGCGAGGGCGGCCTCTGGCGGACGACCGACGCCGGCGACTCCTGGCGGCGGATCGACCGCGGCAACGACTTCTCGTACATCCGGCGGGTGTTCGTCCACGACGGGCGCGTCTTCTTCTCCGGCGGCGAGGAGGCCCCGCCGGCGTGGGTGAACGACGACCACGAGACGGCGCTGTTCGAGTCGACGAACTTCGGCCGCGACCTCGAGCGCGTTCCCTACCCGGGCGACCCTCACGAGGTCGTCGAGACGTGGGCCGTCCTCGACGGCGACGTGATCTGCGGTTCGGGGCTGTTCGACGTGCCCGACCAGCGCGACGACGTGGCGGGTCGGATCGCCCGACGGACGGCCGACGGCGAGTACGAGACCGTCGGTCGCGTCGACGCGAACGTCAGCCGGATCGAGGTGGTGGAGTCGTGA
- a CDS encoding phenylalanine--tRNA ligase subunit alpha: MRLPQAQVALLERASATDATTVEQLASDTDLKPETVTRAAFDLREEGLVAVEERLEESATLTDEGETYRSEGLPEVRLHRAAREVGDGDPVAMGEAIGAAGLEGPEVDIALANYARKGYGVVDSGEVTADGDADPDGDEEAAALDALADGEAVDDAALLDRLESRGLVEVDERTVRSVTLTDEGVTALMEGVEVAETVDRLTPELLTSGEWADVEFADYNVEADAPAVEGGREHVLRSMSERVKDVLVGMGFQEMDGPHADADFWINDCLFMPQDHPARTHWDRFALDVPPVADLPEGLVDRVEATHRDGVGEDGDGYHSPWSEDFARAIALRGHTTSLSMRYLSGYADADLEPPKRYFSVQKAYRNDTLDATHLLEFFQIEGWVMAEDLSVRDLMGTFEEFYRQFGIEEIRFKPHYNPYTEPSFELFGEHPETGEEIEIGNSGMFRDEVLEPLGIDCDVMAWGLALERLAMLTTGAEDIRDLHGTLADLEFLRNAEVTY; this comes from the coding sequence ATGCGACTCCCACAGGCGCAGGTCGCGCTGCTGGAACGCGCCAGCGCGACCGACGCGACGACCGTCGAACAGCTCGCGAGCGACACGGACCTGAAGCCCGAGACTGTGACTCGCGCCGCCTTCGACCTCCGCGAGGAGGGGCTCGTCGCCGTCGAGGAGCGCCTCGAGGAGTCGGCGACGCTCACCGACGAGGGCGAGACCTACCGGAGCGAGGGGCTCCCCGAGGTTCGCCTCCACCGCGCCGCCCGCGAGGTCGGCGACGGCGACCCGGTGGCGATGGGCGAGGCCATCGGCGCGGCCGGGCTCGAGGGCCCCGAGGTCGACATCGCGCTCGCCAACTACGCCCGCAAGGGCTACGGCGTCGTCGACTCCGGCGAGGTGACCGCCGACGGCGACGCGGACCCCGACGGCGACGAGGAGGCCGCCGCGCTCGACGCGCTCGCCGACGGCGAGGCGGTCGACGACGCGGCCCTGCTCGACCGACTGGAGAGCCGCGGACTCGTCGAGGTCGACGAGCGGACCGTTCGCTCGGTCACGCTCACGGATGAGGGCGTCACCGCGCTGATGGAGGGCGTCGAGGTCGCCGAGACGGTCGACCGCCTCACGCCCGAACTGCTGACCAGCGGCGAGTGGGCGGACGTGGAGTTCGCCGACTACAACGTCGAGGCCGACGCCCCGGCCGTCGAGGGGGGCCGCGAGCACGTCCTCCGGAGCATGTCCGAGCGCGTGAAGGACGTGCTCGTCGGGATGGGGTTCCAGGAGATGGACGGCCCGCACGCCGACGCCGACTTCTGGATCAACGACTGCCTGTTCATGCCGCAGGACCACCCGGCGCGCACCCACTGGGACCGATTCGCGCTGGACGTGCCGCCGGTGGCGGACCTCCCGGAGGGGCTCGTCGACCGCGTGGAGGCGACCCACCGCGACGGCGTCGGCGAGGACGGCGACGGCTACCACTCGCCGTGGTCGGAGGACTTCGCGCGGGCGATCGCCCTGCGCGGGCACACCACGTCGCTGTCGATGCGCTACCTCTCGGGGTACGCCGACGCCGACCTGGAGCCGCCAAAGCGGTACTTCTCCGTGCAGAAGGCGTACCGCAACGACACGCTCGACGCCACCCACCTGCTGGAGTTCTTCCAGATCGAGGGGTGGGTGATGGCCGAGGACCTCTCGGTGCGGGACCTGATGGGTACCTTCGAGGAGTTCTACCGACAGTTCGGCATCGAGGAGATCCGGTTCAAGCCGCACTACAACCCCTACACGGAGCCGAGCTTCGAGCTGTTCGGCGAGCACCCCGAGACGGGCGAGGAGATCGAGATCGGCAACTCGGGGATGTTCCGCGACGAGGTGCTCGAACCCCTGGGGATCGACTGCGACGTGATGGCGTGGGGGCTCGCGCTGGAACGGCTCGCGATGCTCACGACGGGCGCGGAGGACATCCGCGACCTGCACGGCACCCTTGCGGACCTCGAGTTCCTGCGGAACGCGGAGGTGACCTACTGA
- the pheT gene encoding phenylalanine--tRNA ligase subunit beta: MPVVDIDTDELRGLTGEDKSDEEFKSDLFALGLEYEGDTDDGLLQFEFGPDRLDRLSVEGVARSLRYQYGNDRGVYVPETNDADWTIEVDPSVPEERPYVTGAVVRGVELGESGLESLIQLQEKLHATMGRGRAKGAIGVHDLTMLKGQALTEESEPSGTIDAATADLGATEKTITYRGVEPEGDRFVPLDANSEMTPADVLAEHDTGETYADLVADLDRYPAIYDELGLFSFPPVINGKRTEVDAGSRDLFIELTGTDQWTIDKMCVILCYALSARGGTVEEVQVDYADGARYPDEYGPELIRPDLDTDEKSVTHDRIETMLGIELEREAVVDLFERSGLDAAYSLGEEETVYDVEVPPYRVDVLHPLDLVDDVGRAYGFNELEPSYPDIGTIGGRHERSRLERAVRTSLIGLGFEDMLNFHMTSAAENYDRMRLDERDAGADPSDAPLGAEPRAEITSPYSEDYTQLRTWALPSLVQVLENNTHRSYPQDLAEVGFVAHRDDDVTTRVAEDRRVAGVLARTDATYEDAKARLQAVCNDFDADLKTPATEHPSFLDGRVAEVVVDGESVGVVGELHPEVLVDRDMEVPVAAFEFSVSALR, from the coding sequence ATGCCAGTCGTCGACATCGACACGGACGAGCTTCGAGGACTGACCGGCGAGGACAAGAGCGACGAGGAGTTCAAATCCGACCTGTTCGCGCTCGGACTGGAGTACGAGGGCGACACCGACGACGGCCTGCTCCAGTTCGAGTTCGGCCCCGACCGACTCGACCGCCTCTCCGTCGAGGGCGTCGCGCGCTCGCTGCGCTACCAGTACGGGAACGACCGCGGCGTGTACGTCCCCGAGACGAACGACGCCGACTGGACGATCGAGGTCGATCCGTCGGTGCCCGAGGAGCGCCCGTACGTCACCGGCGCGGTCGTGCGCGGCGTCGAGCTCGGCGAGTCCGGGCTGGAGTCGCTGATCCAACTGCAGGAGAAGCTGCACGCGACGATGGGCCGCGGCCGCGCGAAGGGTGCCATCGGCGTCCACGACCTCACGATGCTGAAGGGACAGGCGCTCACCGAGGAGTCGGAGCCCTCCGGAACCATCGACGCCGCCACCGCGGACCTGGGTGCGACCGAGAAGACGATCACCTACCGCGGTGTCGAGCCCGAGGGCGACCGGTTCGTCCCGCTGGACGCGAACAGCGAAATGACGCCCGCGGACGTGCTGGCGGAGCACGACACCGGCGAGACGTACGCCGACCTCGTCGCCGACCTGGACCGCTACCCCGCGATCTACGACGAGCTGGGGCTGTTCTCGTTCCCGCCGGTGATCAACGGGAAGCGCACGGAGGTCGACGCGGGCTCGCGCGACCTGTTCATCGAACTCACCGGGACCGACCAGTGGACCATCGACAAGATGTGCGTCATCCTCTGTTATGCCCTCTCCGCGCGCGGCGGCACCGTCGAGGAGGTGCAGGTCGACTACGCCGACGGCGCGAGGTACCCCGACGAGTACGGCCCGGAACTGATCCGACCGGACCTCGACACCGACGAGAAGTCCGTCACGCACGACCGCATCGAGACGATGCTCGGGATCGAACTGGAGCGCGAGGCGGTCGTCGACCTCTTCGAGCGCTCGGGCCTCGACGCCGCCTACAGCCTGGGCGAGGAGGAGACCGTCTACGACGTGGAGGTCCCGCCGTACCGCGTCGACGTGCTCCACCCCCTCGACCTCGTCGACGACGTGGGCCGGGCGTACGGCTTCAACGAATTGGAGCCCAGCTATCCGGACATCGGCACCATCGGCGGACGCCACGAGCGTTCGCGGCTGGAGCGGGCGGTGCGCACGAGCCTCATCGGTCTGGGGTTCGAGGACATGCTGAACTTCCACATGACCTCGGCCGCCGAGAACTACGACCGGATGCGTCTGGACGAGCGCGACGCCGGCGCGGACCCGTCGGACGCGCCGCTGGGCGCGGAGCCGCGCGCGGAGATCACCAGCCCGTACAGCGAGGACTACACCCAACTGCGGACGTGGGCGCTCCCCTCGCTGGTGCAGGTGCTGGAGAACAACACCCACCGGAGCTACCCGCAGGACCTCGCGGAGGTCGGCTTCGTCGCCCACCGCGACGACGACGTGACCACCCGCGTCGCCGAGGACCGCCGCGTCGCCGGCGTGCTCGCGCGCACCGACGCCACCTACGAGGACGCGAAGGCGCGCCTGCAGGCCGTCTGCAACGACTTCGACGCCGACCTGAAGACGCCGGCGACGGAGCACCCGAGCTTCCTCGACGGCCGCGTCGCCGAAGTCGTCGTCGACGGGGAGTCCGTCGGCGTCGTGGGCGAACTCCACCCCGAGGTGCTGGTCGACCGCGACATGGAGGTTCCGGTGGCCGCCTTCGAGTTCTCGGTGTCGGCGCTGCGGTAA
- a CDS encoding fumarylacetoacetate hydrolase family protein gives MRLGQYSTPEDDAAWTGVARDDDAIVRLPEAGAAAGIEIPDATADLLGDWRWERKAELAVEYAEATGTGVYDAAEVDRHAPVGDPEKVVCVGLNYRDHAEEGGNEIPETPVLFSKFPTTVAGPDDAIGWDPEYTQKVDYEAELVVVIGEEARRVDESDAMDHVAGYLVGNDVSARDLQHGDGQWVRGKSLDGFAPTGPELVTADEVDDPHDLDIYAEVNGERLQDSSTDQLIFGIDELVSFCSQAFTLTPGDLIFTGTPPGVGVYREPPVLLEEGDTVTVGVERLGEVTNDCEYR, from the coding sequence ATGCGACTTGGACAATACAGCACACCCGAGGACGACGCCGCGTGGACCGGCGTCGCCCGAGATGACGACGCGATCGTACGCCTCCCAGAAGCCGGCGCGGCCGCGGGGATCGAGATCCCCGACGCGACCGCCGATCTGCTCGGCGACTGGCGGTGGGAGCGAAAGGCGGAGTTGGCCGTCGAGTACGCCGAGGCGACCGGCACCGGCGTGTACGACGCCGCCGAGGTGGACAGACACGCGCCCGTCGGCGACCCGGAGAAGGTCGTCTGCGTCGGCTTGAACTACCGCGACCACGCCGAGGAGGGGGGAAACGAGATCCCCGAGACGCCGGTGCTGTTCTCGAAGTTCCCGACGACCGTGGCCGGGCCGGACGACGCGATCGGCTGGGATCCCGAGTACACGCAGAAGGTCGACTACGAGGCGGAGCTCGTCGTCGTCATCGGTGAGGAGGCCCGCCGCGTCGACGAGAGCGACGCGATGGACCACGTCGCCGGCTACCTCGTCGGCAACGACGTGTCCGCGCGCGATCTCCAGCACGGTGACGGCCAGTGGGTCCGCGGGAAGAGCCTCGACGGGTTCGCCCCGACCGGGCCGGAGCTCGTGACGGCCGACGAGGTCGACGACCCCCACGACCTGGACATCTACGCCGAGGTCAACGGCGAGCGCCTGCAGGACTCCTCGACCGACCAGCTCATCTTCGGGATCGACGAGCTCGTTTCGTTCTGCAGCCAGGCGTTCACGCTGACGCCGGGCGACCTGATCTTCACCGGGACGCCGCCGGGCGTCGGCGTCTACCGCGAGCCGCCGGTGTTGCTGGAGGAGGGCGACACCGTCACCGTCGGCGTCGAGAGACTGGGCGAGGTGACGAACGACTGCGAGTATCGCTAG
- a CDS encoding TatD family hydrolase, translated as MTSDDITARPTDASHLDDDLDLPTELLNTPWIDGHNHAQTLSWEDRERYALSGCAGMVMVASGYHWTPYKPVRAADVRFLWDDAINRRAAIERNHFFEPKLGLGVHTGVRIEDPDELLAAMADYCTLDAVAAVGETGVTPTQHVEGWDFDEQRAVVEAQLALAADHDLPAILHTPNTSPPAKRSYRPELGTPGYEKNPGLGTEPVIDGDNPALEAVKIDVAAAHDAGLPEDRVIASHADENNTAYLMEETDCHLSYTIGHSWLVGVDAATVADAIDEYGPERIMIDTDCANVLRTDPYAIKRAMFELYRYGIDAEDIRTVVWENPRRVLGFEE; from the coding sequence ATGACCTCAGACGACATCACCGCCCGCCCGACGGACGCCTCGCACCTCGATGACGACCTTGATCTCCCGACGGAACTGCTCAACACGCCGTGGATCGACGGCCACAACCACGCCCAGACGCTGTCGTGGGAGGACCGCGAGCGGTACGCCCTCTCCGGGTGTGCCGGGATGGTGATGGTCGCCTCGGGATATCACTGGACGCCGTACAAGCCCGTCCGGGCCGCCGACGTCCGGTTCCTCTGGGACGACGCGATCAACCGCCGCGCGGCCATCGAACGCAACCACTTCTTCGAGCCGAAACTCGGCCTGGGCGTCCACACGGGCGTCCGGATCGAGGACCCCGACGAACTGCTGGCGGCGATGGCCGACTACTGTACCCTGGACGCGGTCGCGGCCGTCGGCGAGACCGGCGTCACGCCGACCCAGCACGTGGAGGGGTGGGACTTCGACGAGCAGCGCGCCGTCGTCGAGGCGCAGTTGGCGCTGGCGGCCGACCACGACCTCCCGGCGATCCTCCACACGCCGAACACGTCGCCGCCGGCGAAACGGTCCTACCGCCCCGAACTCGGAACTCCGGGGTACGAGAAGAACCCCGGGCTCGGGACCGAGCCGGTCATCGACGGCGACAATCCCGCGCTGGAGGCGGTGAAAATCGACGTGGCGGCGGCCCACGACGCCGGTCTCCCCGAGGACCGGGTGATCGCCTCCCACGCCGACGAGAACAACACGGCGTACCTGATGGAGGAGACCGACTGCCACCTCAGCTACACCATCGGCCACTCGTGGCTCGTCGGCGTCGACGCCGCGACCGTCGCCGACGCCATCGACGAGTACGGCCCCGAGCGGATCATGATCGACACCGACTGCGCCAACGTGCTCCGGACGGACCCGTACGCCATCAAGCGGGCGATGTTCGAACTGTACCGCTACGGCATCGACGCCGAGGACATCCGGACGGTCGTGTGGGAGAACCCGAGGCGGGTGCTCGGGTTCGAGGAGTAA
- a CDS encoding DoxX family protein: MSDAGSPGDAPTDATNATAPPSTPATTAPSRLGRTLYAGILAYMAIDGFRSNDKRVAVAEEKGVPMPDVLVPFVTGMLFVANLGVLLWKFPRASAGALVVFFLSTTPAIHDFWTMEGEERHANKINFCKNVALLGGAIVLLDAAADAEE; encoded by the coding sequence GTGAGCGACGCCGGTTCCCCCGGCGACGCGCCGACGGACGCGACGAACGCGACGGCACCCCCGTCAACCCCGGCGACCACAGCGCCCTCGCGACTCGGGCGGACGCTGTACGCCGGCATCCTGGCGTACATGGCGATCGACGGCTTCCGGAGCAACGACAAGCGCGTCGCCGTCGCCGAGGAGAAGGGCGTCCCGATGCCCGACGTGCTCGTGCCGTTCGTCACCGGCATGCTGTTCGTCGCCAACCTCGGCGTCCTCCTGTGGAAGTTCCCGCGCGCCTCGGCCGGCGCGCTCGTCGTCTTCTTCCTCTCGACGACGCCCGCTATCCACGACTTCTGGACGATGGAGGGGGAGGAACGCCACGCGAACAAGATCAACTTCTGTAAGAACGTCGCCCTGCTGGGTGGGGCGATCGTGCTCCTCGACGCGGCCGCCGACGCCGAGGAGTAG
- a CDS encoding CoA transferase codes for MSDGDDGRILEGVTVLDLSTFVTGGFCSAMLANQGAEVVKVEQPGYGDAVRHSGPPFIQGESPYYWTLSYGKKSIELDLKNPEAKEALYDLVEETDVFIQNYRPGTAERLDVDYETLSEYNDDLIYLAISAFGQTGPWSERSGYDLLIQGMSGIMNVTGEEGRQPVKVGLPMTDLITAMWAAFGATTALYRRERTGEGEYIDLGMLEATLPWLTKQAGMVFAGEETKRMGTKDPVLAPYQTFETKDGFINICILNEKLWGELCEALDRPDLPADDRFEQNADRVDHLEELEAEIEATLAERTTDEWIEIIAEDAGVPAGPVYDVEEALNNPQIDARGTVTEIDHPELGEIPVIEHPLKFGSAESGFELPPPLLGEHNRDVFREHGYSEAEIDRMEEAGVFGDPDSEE; via the coding sequence ATGAGCGACGGCGACGACGGGCGGATCCTCGAGGGGGTCACCGTGCTCGACCTCTCGACGTTCGTCACCGGCGGCTTCTGCTCGGCGATGCTCGCGAACCAGGGCGCGGAGGTCGTCAAGGTCGAACAGCCCGGATACGGCGACGCGGTCCGTCACTCCGGCCCGCCGTTCATCCAGGGGGAGTCCCCGTACTACTGGACGCTGAGCTACGGGAAGAAGAGCATCGAACTCGACCTGAAGAACCCCGAAGCGAAAGAGGCGCTGTACGACCTCGTCGAGGAGACGGACGTGTTCATTCAGAACTACCGACCCGGGACCGCCGAGCGACTCGACGTGGACTACGAGACGCTCTCGGAGTACAACGACGACCTGATCTACCTGGCGATCTCGGCGTTCGGACAGACCGGCCCCTGGAGCGAGCGCTCGGGGTACGACCTGCTCATCCAGGGAATGAGCGGGATCATGAACGTCACCGGCGAGGAGGGCCGCCAGCCCGTGAAGGTCGGCCTGCCGATGACGGACCTCATCACGGCGATGTGGGCCGCCTTCGGCGCGACGACGGCGCTGTACCGTCGCGAGCGGACCGGCGAGGGGGAGTACATCGATCTGGGGATGTTGGAGGCGACCCTCCCGTGGCTCACCAAGCAGGCGGGGATGGTGTTCGCCGGCGAGGAGACCAAGCGGATGGGGACGAAAGACCCCGTCCTCGCGCCGTATCAGACGTTCGAGACGAAAGACGGCTTCATCAACATCTGCATCCTCAACGAGAAGCTGTGGGGGGAGCTGTGTGAAGCGCTCGACCGGCCGGACCTCCCGGCGGACGACCGCTTCGAGCAGAACGCCGACCGCGTCGACCACCTCGAGGAACTGGAGGCCGAGATCGAGGCGACGCTCGCCGAGCGGACCACCGACGAGTGGATCGAGATCATCGCGGAGGACGCGGGGGTGCCCGCCGGCCCCGTCTATGACGTGGAGGAGGCGCTGAACAACCCCCAGATCGACGCCCGAGGCACCGTCACCGAGATCGACCACCCCGAACTGGGGGAGATCCCCGTGATCGAGCACCCGTTGAAGTTCGGCTCCGCCGAGAGCGGCTTCGAGCTCCCGCCGCCGCTGCTGGGCGAGCACAACCGCGACGTGTTCCGCGAACACGGCTACTCCGAGGCGGAGATCGACCGCATGGAGGAGGCGGGCGTGTTCGGCGACCCCGACTCCGAGGAGTAG